A stretch of the Capsicum annuum cultivar UCD-10X-F1 chromosome 8, UCD10Xv1.1, whole genome shotgun sequence genome encodes the following:
- the LOC107840284 gene encoding uncharacterized protein LOC107840284 yields the protein MACLNQQGLCTTMGPRISFSNDFADTQQTLRHEHGYKEAPVSSDFEFSVSGYKMIPADEVFFKGKLLPLRENSTKATTLKDELLATDDDYEDIFPSVGKGSWKERLGFKRSPICPKKADNKDTKMPDFFNDIITGAN from the exons ATGGCATGCCTAAATCAACAAGGACTTTGCACAACAATGGGTCCAAGAATCTCATTCTCTAATGATTTCGCTGATACTCAGCAAACATTAAGGCATGAACATGGTTACAAAGAGGCACCAGTTTCCTCCGATTTCGAGTTTTCGGTCTCTGGTTACAAGATGATTCCAGCTGATGAAGTTTTCTTCAAAGGAAAATTGTTGCCCTTGAGAGAGAACAGCACAAAGGCAACAACACTTAAAGATGAACTCCTTGCTACTGATGATGATTATGAAGATATATTTCCATCAGTTGGAAAGGGGAGCTGGAAAGAACGTTTAGGTTTTAAGAGGTCTCCAATTTGTCCAAAGAAAGCTGATAATAAAGACACAAAGATGCCTGATTTCTTCAATGACATTATCACAG GAGCTAATTGA
- the LOC107879506 gene encoding agamous-like MADS-box protein AGL62: protein MNVNTNTVKKTQGRRKIAIKPIDNRNSRHVTFSKRRLGLFKKTSELCILTGAKIVVLVQSLKRQRVFTFGHPSADAVIDLYLTGKSSSSSLLSSLSIDEFNLQRNNHYYSEMCKDLEEEKKKKKEENIEEEKLVNIDSNNSDNNVGCWWYEPIDTKGIDELEEFMVALEKWKKNLYFLFFVHEVVVRKKVGSQESIVHTQSYLTFFQMLFPRL, encoded by the exons ATGAACGTTAATACTAACACCGTTAAGAAAACTCAAGGGCGTAGGAAAATTGCAATCAAACCAATTGACAATCGAAACAGTAGACATGTTACTTTCTCAAAACGACGTTTAGGTCTTTTCAAAAAAACTAGTGAACTTTGCATATTAACTGGTGCAAAAATTGTTGTTCTGGTTCAGTCGTTAAAGCGCCAGCGTGTTTTCACTTTCGGTCATCCTAGTGCTGATGCTGTCATTGATCTTTACCTCACTGGAAAATCATCATCTTCGTCATTATTGTCATCATTGAGCATTGATGAATTCAACTTGCAACGAAATAACCATTATTATTCTGAGATGTGTAAAGATTtggaagaggagaagaaaaagaagaaggaggagaataTTGAAGAAGAGAAGTTGGTGAATATTGATAGTAATAATAGTGATAATAATGTGGGATGTTGGTGGTATGAACCAATTGATACTAAGGGTATtgatgaacttgaagaatttatggtTGCATTggaaaaatggaagaagaatttatattttcttttttttgttcatGAAGTAGTa GTTAGGAAAAAGGTTGGATCACAAGAGTCTATTGTACATACGCAATCTTACCTTACATTTTTCCAGATGTTGTTTCCACGACTTTGA
- the LOC107840285 gene encoding pentatricopeptide repeat-containing protein At2g15690, mitochondrial — translation MYSSLMAIRRTRISIFTCSHKVRLLHSSISDLNFPKSLKSSLSSVHLKTLTTSSAPNDAQIPPHESHRVPQNRDFGNPGQQWNNNNKMNMSYPQYQGYPDQGNQGYPNYGNVNLNHGQGYANPGQGFQNQKSPNFENQNIPYRPNTGEPRSYPPPGNVNQWNYQNQGFRQHGTPNAAPSYPQSGYQNPEHVQSPNRDQNYPQPGAGNQNQNYAPPRVSPSQLDSQGQRVSQGGGFPVSNQFRNEAQVVHNQVQSGPPPTVDLISLCQEGKVKEVIQHMEQGIVADAQCFEMLFELCANSKKLEDAKKVHDYLLRSKCRSDLGLSNKVINMYSKCGSMTDARRVFDHVRDRNMDSWHLMINGYALNGLGDEGLTLYDQMRELGMKPNEETFLYVFEACASADAIDEAFMHFESMKAEYGIASQMEHYLGLLGVLGKCGHLAEAEEYISKLPFEPTAAVWEALMNYARIHGDIDLEDRTEELMVGLDPSKAVANKIPTPPPKKQLAINMLEGRNRVAEFRNPTLFKDDEKLRAAMKEQAYVPDTRYVLHDIDQEAKEQALLYHSERLAIAYGLISTPARTPLRIIKNLRVCGDCHNAIKIMSRIVGRELIVRDNKRFHHFKDGKCSCGDYW, via the coding sequence ATGTATTCTTCACTAATGGCGATTCGCAGAACTCGAATCTCCATTTTCACCTGTTCACACAAGGTACGCTTATTGCACTCCTCTATTTCCGACCTCAATTTCCCGAAATCCTTAAAGTCCTCGCTTTCTTCCGTTCATTTGAAAACCCTAACAACATCCTCAGCACCAAATGACGCTCAAATTCCCCCACATGAGTCGCATAGGGTTCCGCAAAACAGGGATTTTGGAAATCCTGGTCAACAGTggaataacaataataagatGAATATGTCTTATCCGCAGTATCAAGGTTATCCTGATCAGGGTAATCAAGGatatcctaattatggaaatgtTAATCTTAATCATGGTCAAGGATATGCTAATCCCGGTCAGGGATTTCAGAATCAGAAAAGCCCTAATTTTGAAAATCAGAACATTCCGTATAGGCCAAACACAGGTGAACCTCGAAGTTACCCACCACCTGGAAATGTGAACCAATGGAATTATCAAAATCAGGGCTTCAGGCAACATGGAACACCAAATGCAGCTCCAAGTTATCCGCAAAGTGGATATCAGAATCCGGAACATGTACAAAGTCCCAATAGAGATCAAAATTATCCACAGCCTGGTGCTGGTAATCAGAATCAAAATTATGCTCCACCGCGAGTAAGCCCGAGTCAGCTGGATTCTCAGGGGCAGAGGGTTTCTCAGGGAGGCGGGTTCCCAGTGAGCAATCAATTTCGTAATGAAGCACAGGTTGTGCACAATCAAGTCCAGAGTGGTCCACCGCCTACTGTTGATTTAATTAGCTTGTGCCAAGAGGGTAAAGTTAAGGAGGTTATTCAACATATGGAACAGGGGATAGTTGCGGATGCACAATGTTTTGAAATGCTCTTTGAGTTGTGTGCGAATTCGAAGAAACTTGAAGATGCTAAAAAGGTGCACGATTACTTGTTGAGATCGAAATGCAGGAGTGATCTTGGTTTGAGCAATAAAGTTATTAATATGTATTCCAAGTGTGGAAGTATGACAGATGCGCGCAGAGTTTTTGATCATGTGCGTGATAGGAACATGGACTCCTGGCATTTGATGATAAATGGATATGCGTTGAATGGGTTGGGGGATGAGGGGTTGACATTGTATGATCAAATGCGGGAGTTGGGAATGAAGCCAAACGAGGAAACTTTTCTGTATGTTTTCGAGGCTTGTGCCAGTGCAGATGCCATTGACGAGGCTTTCATGCATTTTGAGTCAATGAAGGCCGAGTATGGAATTGCTTCACAGATGGAGCACTATTTAGGACTTTTGGGTGTTTTAGGAAAATGTGGACATCTTGCTGAGGCAGAGGAATATATCTCAAAGCTTCCATTTGAACCAACAGCAGCTGTCTGGGAAGCATTAATGAATTATGCTCGTATACATGGTGATATTGATCTTGAGGATCGAACTGAGGAATTGATGGTTGGTCTTGACCCTTCTAAGGCTGTTGCTAATAAGATTCCCACTCCGCCACCAAAGAAGCAGTTAGCGATTAATATGCTTGAGGGAAGAAATAGAGTAGCTGAATTTCGTAATCCAACCCTCTTCAAGGATGACGAAAAGTTGAGGGCTGCAATGAAAGAACAAGCTTATGTGCCTGATACCAGATATGTCCTTCATGATATTGATCAGGAGGCCAAGGAACAGGCTTTGCTATACCATAGCGAACGTTTAGCCATTGCATATGGTCTGATTAGTACTCCTGCTAGAACACCTCTACGTATCATAAAGAATCTCCGTGTATGTGGTGATTGTCACAATGCCATCAAGATCATGTCAAGGATTGTCGGGCGAGAGTTAATTGTCAGGGACAACAAGCGGTTTCATCATTTCAAGGATGGAAAATGCTCTTGTGGTGATTATTGGTGA